The genomic DNA CCCGCCGGCCGGGATCGAGCACCAGCAGGACGGCCCGGTCACCCGGGTGGTCGGGCAGTTCCGCGGCTTCGTCGCCGCGCCGGCCGACCTCGGGGTGGACGGCGCCGACCTGGACGCGCTGATCGCCCGGCAGCGGGACTTCTTCGCGGCCCGCGGCGAGGCCGTGGAGTGGAAGACCCGCGGCCACGACCGGCCCGCCGGGCTGCCCGGCCGGCTGGCGGCGGCCGGGTTCGTCCCGGAGGACCCGGAGACCGTGCTGATCGGCCGGGTGGAGGAGCTGGCCGGCGAGCCGGTGCTGCCCGAGGGCGTCGTCCTGCGCGAGACCTCCGACCCCGAGGACCTGCGCCGGATCGCCGCGCTCGAGTCGGAGATCTGGGGCTTCGACATGAGCTGGCTCGGCGAGGAGCTGATCGCCCGCACCGCCGCCTCGTCCGCCGCCTTCCAGGTCCTGGTCGCCGAGGCGGACGGGCGGCCGGTGTCCGCCGCCTGGCTGGCCCTGCGGCCGGGCAGCGAGTTCGGCGGGCTGTGGGGCGGCTCCACGCTGGAGGCCTGGCGGGGCCGCGGCATCTACCGCGCCCTGGTTGCCGCCCGGGCCACCCGCGCGCGGTCGCTCGGCTACCGCTACCTCCAGGTCGACGCCTCCGACGACAGCCTGCCGATCCTGCGCCGGCTCGGCATGGTCCCGGTCACCAGCACCACCCCGTACGTGTGGACGCCGCCGGCCGCCTGACGCTCACCCCTGCGGGCCGCCGATCCCGGTGATCGACCGGTCGGCGGCCCGCACCGTGTACCGCACCGGCAGCGTGCCGCCCCGCCGCCACTCCTCCACGACCAGCACCGCCCCGCCCGCGCACCCCGTCCGCCACGCGTCCGGCGGGTCCGCGGCCCGGAACACCGGGTCCAGCCGGTGCGCGGCGGCCCACGCGTCGAGCCGCGCGTTCAGCTCCGGCGTCAGGTAGAGCGCCCGCACCTCGGACGGCGTCCGCCCGGTGCCGCCGAGACCGAGCACCGCGTCCCGGTACGCGGCCACGAACTCCCCCACCAGGGCGGCGTCCTGCCCGCACCCGGCCGCCTCGGCGGCCGCCGGGCCCTGCGCCGCGAGGGTCAGCGCCGCCACCAGGACCACCTTGCGGAACATATAACCACTACTCCAAGATTGAAGGGTTAGGATCGGACCTGCCGAGGAGCCCCCGTGACCGTGCCGCGCCCACCGCTGCCCCCGTTCACCGCCGAGAGCGCCCGCGCCAAGGTGCAGGCCGCCGAGGACGCCTGGAACTCCCGCGACCCGCAGCGGGTCGCGCTCGCGTACACACCGGACTCGGTCTGGCGCAACCGCGAGCAGTTCATCACCGGCCGCGCCGAGATCGAAGCGTTCCTCACCCGGAAGTGGGAGAAGGAAAAGGAGTACGCCCTGCGCAAGGAGCTCTGGGCGCACACCGAGGACCGGATCGCGGTGCGCTTCCAGTACGAGTGGCACGACACCGACGGCCGCTGGTGGCGCTCGTACGGCAACGAGCTGTGGGAGTTCGACGAGGCCGGCCTGATGCGCCGCCGCGAGGCGTCGATCAACGACGTGGAGATCTCCGAGGCGGAGCGCACGATCTTCGGACCCCGCGTCCGCTGACCACCCGCGGGCCCGGCAAGCTGGACCTGACCGACCGGAGGAGCGCCGCCATGCCCGACACCTGGACCACCGCGCTCGCGCTCGGCGCGATCGTGCTGGTCGGCTCCTCGGTGCAGCGGATGGCGGGGATCGGCTTCGCCCTGGTCTCGGCGCCCGCACTGGTGATGGTGCTGCCGGCGACCGAGGGCGTGGCGCTGTCCAACTGCGCGGCGGGCGTGATCAGCGCGATCGGCCTGGCGGGCGCGTGGCGGCAGGTACGGCTGCGGGCGATGCTGCCGCTGGTCGCGGCGGCCGCGGTGACCGTGCCGGTCGGCGCGTGGGTGGCGGCCCGGCTGCCGGAGCCTGCCCTGCTGGTGTCGATGGGCGTGCTGGTGACCGCGGCGGTGCTGCTGGTGCTGCGCGGGGCCCGGGTGCCGGCGCTGCGCGGGACGGGCGGGGCGTTCACGGCGGGCGCGGCGAGCGGGTTCATGAACGCCTCCGCGGGCGTGGGCGGCCCGGCGATCTCGCTGTACGCGGTGAACGCGGGTTGGACCGTCCGCGAGTTCGTGCCGAACGCCCAGTTCTACGGACTGCTGGTGAACGTCTTCTCGGTCACCGCCAAGGGCCTGCCGCACCTGGCGGCGCCGTCCTGGGCCCTGTGCGGCGCCGCCGTGCTGGCCGGCAGCGCGATCGGGACGGTGCTGGCCGCCCGGACGCCGGA from Kitasatospora terrestris includes the following:
- a CDS encoding GNAT family N-acetyltransferase, producing the protein MNDHRNEHQDGAAELLAAYDAQLRGVDPDPPAGIEHQQDGPVTRVVGQFRGFVAAPADLGVDGADLDALIARQRDFFAARGEAVEWKTRGHDRPAGLPGRLAAAGFVPEDPETVLIGRVEELAGEPVLPEGVVLRETSDPEDLRRIAALESEIWGFDMSWLGEELIARTAASSAAFQVLVAEADGRPVSAAWLALRPGSEFGGLWGGSTLEAWRGRGIYRALVAARATRARSLGYRYLQVDASDDSLPILRRLGMVPVTSTTPYVWTPPAA
- a CDS encoding nuclear transport factor 2 family protein; translated protein: MTVPRPPLPPFTAESARAKVQAAEDAWNSRDPQRVALAYTPDSVWRNREQFITGRAEIEAFLTRKWEKEKEYALRKELWAHTEDRIAVRFQYEWHDTDGRWWRSYGNELWEFDEAGLMRRREASINDVEISEAERTIFGPRVR
- a CDS encoding sulfite exporter TauE/SafE family protein, which gives rise to MPDTWTTALALGAIVLVGSSVQRMAGIGFALVSAPALVMVLPATEGVALSNCAAGVISAIGLAGAWRQVRLRAMLPLVAAAAVTVPVGAWVAARLPEPALLVSMGVLVTAAVLLVLRGARVPALRGTGGAFTAGAASGFMNASAGVGGPAISLYAVNAGWTVREFVPNAQFYGLLVNVFSVTAKGLPHLAAPSWALCGAAVLAGSAIGTVLAARTPEGPARRFVLLLALAGGVTTAVKGMSGL